One window from the genome of Hydra vulgaris chromosome 02, alternate assembly HydraT2T_AEP encodes:
- the LOC136076901 gene encoding uncharacterized protein LOC136076901 produces MLKTIALNNRFNIVPGQKICTNCLVKLKASTEINTDNIDIADDYTNESINKENVFNVQQEADINKNRQELSDCLSIIGVSPVKFHGKPFANHMSIGKQKIKTITTVFKDKLSSSLKIPFTDVEVFDNEYILDLKK; encoded by the coding sequence ATGTTAAAAACCATAGCTTTAAACAACCGGTTCAATATTGTACCTGGtcaaaaaatttgtacaaattgCTTAGTCAAATTAAAAGCTTCCACTGAAATTAATACTGATAACATTGATATTGCTGATGATTACACTAATGaaagtataaataaagaaaacgtATTTAACGTTCAACAAGAagctgatataaataaaaacagacaaGAACTTTCTGATTGTCTCAGTATAATTGGCGTGTCACCAGTCAAGTTTCACGGAAAGCCATTTGCGAATCATATGAgtattggaaaacaaaaaattaaaactattacaaCAGTTTTCAAAGACAAGTtatcaagttctttaaaaattccaTTTACAGATGTTGAAGTTTTTGATAATGAATAtattcttgatttaaaaaaatag
- the LOC136076027 gene encoding uncharacterized protein LOC136076027, with product MFGGRSPVCRSEFKEEVGIFPANEDEVKAEIEKNKIHIENLTNLVTKNITEAQKKQKKYYDKRVSKNIKSMEECIKIGDKVLLLDIRGRRSKGAAFKPRFKGPYEVSDITKCGNYKLSSNNIPIPNITEAQKKQKKYYDKRVSKNIKSMEECIKIGDKVLLLDIRGRRSKGAAFKPRFKGPYEVSDITKCGNYKLSSNKVIIKGTHKRAHVKKFLEGICDKEANKAEQIIKSFVVKDSEEANKAEETIKSFLVEDSEEEADSIKNFAVKDSEDETNKAEETIKSSVVEDSEETLYTKKSCIVEDSERSIIQYLRIVNPVKAIMGIYPDLGGCKIYDYSLQDTLNECLSDEVVYIYLKLLVNSKKKNRIEVLSPAGLLSLDELPINTDLIQRRHEKELFKLEMLICCMVAKFHWTLAIIKPDDKTIHYINPKGEPINSIKKEELKWNCYLQQRYGIIEKFRILTSPHAKPADSISCGVFCLKVTLFN from the exons ATGTTTGGTGGTCGTTCACCTGTTTGCAGAAGTGAGTTCAAAGAA GAGGTCGGTATTTTCCCCGCAAATGAAGATGAAGTTAAAGCTGAaatcgaaaaaaataaaattcatattgAAAACTTAACCAATTTGGTCACTAAA aacATTACAGAAgctcaaaagaaacaaaaaaaatattacgataaaagagtttcaaaaaatatcaaatctaTGGAAGAATGCATTAAAATTGGGGACAAAGTTTTGTTACTTGATATTAGAGGGAGGAGAAGCAAAGGCGCAGCTTTCAAGCCACGGTTTAAAGGACCTTATGAAGTAAGCGATATTACAAAATGTGGAAATTACAAACTGAGtagtaataa TATACCAATACCA aacATTACAGAAgctcaaaagaaacaaaaaaaatattacgataaaagagtttcaaaaaatatcaaatctaTGGAAGAATGCATTAAAATTGGGGACAAAGTTTTGTTACTTGATATTAGAGGGAGGAGAAGCAAAGGCGCAGCTTTCAAGCCACGGTTTAAAGGACCTTATGAAGTAAGCGATATTACAAAATGTGGAAATTACAAACTGAGtagtaataaagttattataaaaggAACCCACAAAAGAGCCCATGTTAAGAAATTTCTCGAAGGCATTTGTGATAAAG AAGCAAATAAGGCAGAGCAGATAATTAAAAGCTTTGTAGTTAAAGATAGTGAAG AGGCAAATAAGGCAGAGGAGACAATAAAAAGCTTTCTAGTTGAAGATAGTGAAG AGGAGGcagattcaataaaaaacttCGCAGTTAAAGACAGTGAAG ACGAGACAAATAAGGCAGAGGAGACAATAAAAAGCTCTGTAGTTGAAGATAGTGAag AGacattatatacaaaaaaaagctGCATAGTTGAAGATAGTGAAAG GTCAATAATACAATATCTCCGTATTGTAAACCCTGTAAAAGCAATTATGGGTATATATCCAGATTTAGGTGGCTGCAAGATATATGATTATTCATTACAAGACACTTTAAACGAATGTCTCAGTGACGaagttgtttatatttatctaaaactactagtaaacagtaaaaaaaaa AATCGAATCGAAGTATTGTCACCAGCTGGGTTGCTCTCACTGGACGAGTTGCCAATTAATACTGATTTAATACAAAGACGGCATGAG aaagagCTCTTTAAATTAGAAATGTTAATATGCTGCATGGTGGCAAAATTCCATTGGACGCTGGCT ATAATTAAACCAGATGATAAAACCATTCATTATATAAACCCTAAGGGAGAGCCGATTAATtccataaaaaaagaagaattaaaatGGAA TTGTTACTTACAACAGAGATATGGTATTATTGAAAAGTTTAGAATATTAACATCGCCACATGCTAAACCAGCTGACAGTATATCATGTGGAGTATTTTGCCTTAAGGTAACATTATTTAACTAA
- the LOC136076026 gene encoding uncharacterized protein LOC136076026, whose protein sequence is MKVTKDHRVSIEHLFFSGCTGAEIAKRLKIPRRTVYNNCERLKETGSTQDKPRSGRPPKSSSKIIIKKVRDRIHRNPRRSMRKMANDLQIGRESLRKICKDKLKLIPYKIQKAHLFTDKMKKVKMERCKLLLKYFSSATQELFSLMNVYSMLKLS, encoded by the coding sequence atgaaAGTCACAAAAGACCATCGAGTTTCTATAGAGCATTTGTTCTTTAGTGGATGCACTGGAGCAGAGATAGCAAAAAGACTTAAAATTCCTCGAAGAACTGTTTATAACAATTGTGAACGGTTAAAGGAGACAGGCAGCACCCAAGACAAGCCTAGAAGTGGAAGACCACCGAAATCAAGTagcaaaattattatcaaaaaagtgCGTGATAGAATTCATCGAAATCCAAGGAGGTCGATGAGAAAAATGGCAAATGATTTGCAAATAGGTCGTGAATCCCTGAGAAAAATATGCAAGGATAAGCTAAAACTTATCCCATACAAGATCCAAAAAGCTCATCTTTTCACAGACAAAATGAAGAAAGTAAAAATGGAAAGATGCAAGCTTTTgctcaaatatttttcttcggCCACTCAGGAATTGTTTTCACTGATGAATGTTTATTCAATGTTGAAGCTTTCTTAA